The Macrobrachium rosenbergii isolate ZJJX-2024 chromosome 56, ASM4041242v1, whole genome shotgun sequence genome includes a region encoding these proteins:
- the LOC136836515 gene encoding uncharacterized protein has protein sequence MSGEFEELSACSAPKRRNSKKKSGKSRPKKAIDLDDFKAVRRAYELHNDLDTAIAFVKSMDLVVDSPRGVVDTCMDDLINRKIKEAQQKSAPKESRSSKECVVSIHATAYASLNSKSKPSKREEINVDLCSVHVGADTLFKEQKLYSPNPGHVHGMRDIFSLHGMDSNEAEVILVSGGPGSGKTLMLKYILEHIGKSEELIPGLDAYEIVFVADLRLDKYSNFADLASAFLYKKAGFIPFPKDNVKAFVLSMKVLILLDSFDESVGDSLKMLKEILDIDGKDVTIIITCRPQYVESLYRLIPKRKRKQLVHLGMNPLLMSNLIHFICRLVDHKFRNKDHKMLRTLIADGLIRRLPEIYNTFGDELLNPLMFTIIAGMWFEHPVIEIRSGTNTQKLQLG, from the coding sequence ATGTCTGGTGAATTTGAAGAATTAAGTGCATGTTCAGCTCCTAAACGAaggaattccaaaaaaaaaagtggaaagtcACGTCCAAAAAAGGCTATTGACCTTGATGACTTCAAAGCAGTAAGGAGAGCATATGAACTCCATAATGATCTTGATACTGCCATAGCATTTGTGAAATCCATGGATCTTGTTGTTGATTCTCCACGTGGTGTTGTGGATACTTGTATGGATGACCTCATCAATAGAAAGATTAAAGAGGCACAACAGAAATCAGCGCCCAAAGAATCTCGCTCTAGTAAGGAATGTGTAGTATCTATACATGCAACAGCATATGCGTCTTTGAATTCTAAATCTAAACCatcaaaaagagaagaaattaatgtGGACCTCTGCAGTGTGCATGTAGGTGCTGATACTCTGTTTAAGGAACAGAAACTGTATTCCCCAAATCCAGGCCACGTACATGGTATGAGAGATATCTTCTCATTGCATGGAATGGATAGTAATGAAGCTGAAGTTATTTTGGTATCTGGTGGTCCAGGTTCAGGGAAGACCCTGATGCTAAAGTATATTCTGGAACATATAGGAAAAAGTGAAGAACTCATTCCAGGACTTGATGCTTATGAGATAGTGTTTGTTGCAGACTTAAGATTGGATAAGTACTCTAACTTTGCTGACCTTGCATCCGCCTTTTTGTATAAAAAAGCTGGTTTTATCCCCTTTCCAAAGGACAACGTTAAAGCATTTGTCTTAAGCATGAAAGTTCTAATACTTCTTGATAGCTTTGATGAATCAGTTGGGGATTCACTCAAGATgttgaaagaaattttagatATAGATGGAAAGGATGTGACAATTATTATTACATGCCGCCCACAGTATGTCGAGTCTCTTTACAGGCTTATCCCAAAGCGAAAGAGAAAACAATTGGTTCATTTAGGTATGAATCCCCTGCTAATGTCCaatcttattcatttcatttgtcgTTTGGTTGATCacaaatttagaaataaagatcATAAAATGTTGAGAACGTTGATTGCAGATGGTCTAATCCGACGATTGCCAgaaatatataatacttttgGTGATGAACTATTGAACCCTCTGATGTTTACAATTATTGCAGGGATGTGGTTTGAGCACCCTGTTATTGAGATAAGATCAGGTACAAATACGCAGAAACTGCAGTTAGGGTAA